A window of Vicinamibacteria bacterium contains these coding sequences:
- a CDS encoding aminotransferase class I/II-fold pyridoxal phosphate-dependent enzyme: MTLTRRAFLRTVGSGAGGPAPAVITARGREALVGELGVLTSAIVPPADVDEIRISSNENPMGPGPTAIQAIRDHFDDSNRYPMNARITDTDARERIAKMYEARVENVVVAPGSSEILRNAVRAFTGPDRPMVTAECSYENPVRTAEFFGTPVKQVPNAGDLGIDLEKLAGAALGAGLVFFCNPNNPTGTVHVRGDVEEFVRFVAKESPYTYILIDEAYHDYVTNPRYETSAALALKYRNVFIGRTFSKAYGMAGLRLGYAVGGAEAMAKLRAYKLTFGTNVLGLAAACASLDDPGYIEKEVARNTEARQYTLDFFAKHGFSATDSQTNFIFVEINRPAKEFREACAKFNVHVGRDFPPYEKTHARISIGTLDEMKQATEIFAQVLGISTTDAGSDRS; this comes from the coding sequence ATGACGCTTACGCGCCGTGCGTTTTTGCGCACAGTGGGTTCGGGAGCCGGCGGCCCCGCTCCCGCAGTCATCACCGCCCGGGGTCGAGAAGCGCTCGTCGGGGAGCTCGGCGTCCTGACGTCGGCAATCGTCCCACCGGCGGACGTCGACGAGATTCGGATCAGCAGCAACGAGAACCCGATGGGACCGGGTCCCACGGCGATCCAGGCGATCCGCGATCATTTCGACGACTCGAATCGTTATCCGATGAATGCTCGCATCACCGACACCGATGCGAGAGAGCGCATCGCGAAGATGTACGAAGCTCGAGTGGAGAACGTCGTCGTCGCCCCGGGCTCGTCCGAAATCCTGCGCAACGCGGTGCGGGCCTTCACCGGACCGGATCGTCCGATGGTGACGGCCGAATGCTCCTACGAGAACCCGGTTCGAACGGCCGAGTTCTTCGGGACTCCGGTCAAGCAGGTGCCGAACGCCGGCGATCTCGGAATCGATCTCGAGAAGTTGGCCGGAGCCGCACTGGGAGCGGGGCTTGTTTTCTTCTGCAATCCCAACAACCCCACGGGGACGGTCCACGTCAGAGGGGACGTCGAGGAGTTCGTTCGCTTCGTGGCCAAGGAATCTCCATACACCTACATCCTCATCGACGAGGCCTACCACGACTATGTGACGAATCCGCGCTATGAGACTTCCGCGGCGCTCGCCCTCAAGTACCGGAACGTCTTCATCGGCAGGACGTTCTCGAAAGCTTATGGCATGGCCGGTCTGCGCCTCGGTTACGCCGTCGGCGGAGCGGAGGCGATGGCCAAGCTACGCGCCTACAAGCTGACTTTCGGAACCAACGTGCTGGGCCTGGCCGCCGCCTGCGCCTCACTCGACGACCCTGGGTACATCGAGAAGGAAGTCGCGCGGAATACCGAGGCGCGACAGTACACTCTCGACTTCTTCGCCAAACACGGTTTCTCTGCGACCGACAGCCAGACCAACTTCATCTTCGTCGAGATCAATCGGCCGGCTAAGGAGTTCCGTGAGGCCTGTGCCAAGTTCAACGTCCACGTGGGCCGGGACTTTCCCCCCTACGAAAAGACCCACGCGCGCATCTCGATCGGCACGCTCGACGAGATGAAGCAAGCCACCGAGATTTTCGCCCAGGTGCTGGGGATTTCCACCACCGACGCGGGGTCCGACCGGAGCTGA